In Mobula hypostoma chromosome 18, sMobHyp1.1, whole genome shotgun sequence, one genomic interval encodes:
- the LOC134358588 gene encoding microtubule-associated protein 1A-like isoform X1, which yields MDGVSEFTEYLTESVEVPSPFDLLEPPTSGGFLKLSKPCCYIFPGGRGDSALFAVNGFNILVDGGSERKSCFWKLVRHLDRIDSILLTHIGADNLPGINGLLQRKIAELDEEQSQGSTTYSDWIKNLISPELGVVFFNVPDKLKTQEPSMKVKRSIEEACLTLQYLTKLGVKPEPLNRVVGATIDPIPLFHKMGVGRLDMYILNPVKDSKEMQFLMQKWAGNSKAKTGIILPNGKEGEISVPYLTSITALVVWHPANPSEKIVRVLFPGNAPQNKILEGLEKLKHLDFLKYPVATQKDLTGGLTPPAVKQTKMRQRTDSKESLKSSPKPAAPKPVKKEEPTEETVTKHPEVKAEVLKENKLEKKEEKKGKTEVEKASTDIIKTEKKKLSKEKTVKKHAKDKQAKSEEKKDKEKKEIKKDKKEVKKEDVKKEEKKEVKKDEKKKEKETKKESKKLLKADLKPFTPEVRKTLHKVKVPGKKTEAKGKVSKGKDEVEPKSEPALAKPIPPEPTAALLQEERSIMSSPEDLSKDFEQLRTEEAAKVEAVSVEPARGPGDVEETAEVEERKPPDQLKASPEPEIARPPDVDSKAPLESAEEIIPAAAEEVTPLEEEVIGQPEPSVEKILEDESVALEESLEMSELEEKVVMVKKDEEAVTKDRLEPRRDEEPEEYQAEEQVAPPETLGKEIGRKDEEEEMEKCERYIESMETREQVEESEGEEVVEKAELEETVEAIDEDKKVKAKEKESALHEDLDDQLHPSEKQVKDVFERETLPAEKQVPRQEAKVVKAKEDSVPTQLLPAPGPAGEPISYIQDETIPGYSETEQTISDEEIHDEQEDQISHLRYEVDTYDISVPDDTRSFDAVHGMKEIKAMAGAEMAAKGFTREEPEIVIYPSEIVAAPLAEEEHISSAASITECDKLSSFATSMAEDQSVASVTAPQTEETGKSSLLLDTVNSMASSRTEATQGRDYIPSAGTISPTSSLEEDKYFKSPPSEDSHPIVEVAKMEEEEEEEEEEDQTPNVEIPTKLKEQYAAMFPEKTTPSPFLPDGFTTADQTMDVRGTDAKPKHALHFDADLPESDEKCISPDESTVKMASPTQSGPTSAGHTPFHQSPVEERTDSVETELEDQAAQETSIVTEEPLRSEDLPSSRESPLGDLSPKSDSLKEPALPCPPAALSPDLQRPELTSKEDLMHSQEFRAIEKMEKDAHETEHATTEKMERDIQDWKPTLTKMEIPEEKPAAAEKLGEEFLEEREDAAKVEKEAVKKPAAPEEAEKLVSESKPAKSEPKKTSDLLEQKPEPVEKIDKEEPSAFTEKITKETPVKESTAADIVEQKTISLDEGKTKEEDLGKISLDLGRSEKISLDDRPGDVDKIAEEMLDKKSISDRKIEQKEMDISLDVGKCEEEEMEKKTVKAEQMEKDLQKMPEEISKTEHEMEKMSIDVGKSEKEELKKDVSIHREVVKEELDTKPIDVEHLEKEKGAGEIEKTVKEELTKSIEVEDLEKEKAGEIEKPVKEELKTKSIEVEDLEKEKGAGEIEKTVKEELIKSIEVEDLEKEKAGEIEKTVKEELKTKSIDIEDLEKEKTGEIETMVKEELKTKSIDVEDLEKEKGAGEIEKMVKEELKTKSIDVEYLEKEKGAGEIEKMVKEELKTKPIDVEHLEKEEGAGAIVKIDHKLPEEESIEIGKTESGKLEKITTDASKIEKELEKGHGDVGKIEKEELEKKIGDKELEKMSMVVGRTEEMESEKEDLGKAPGDVVKIEPEMLEKKCIDDGKVEDKELAKVTVDVVKSEKEDLEKRSGDVGKIEQEIVEKKSIDTKIEHKELEKTSFDIGKSEKDDLEKRLGDGEKTEQEISEKKSVDNIEYKELDKICLGVGKSEQEELELESPDTAKVLRVDLESELGKKVEDVEKMDKELPEKKVLGAIKKEEDILQTKPADVLESGVVDFGKLEKGAEKKPTEVEKVEKYGLEMEQIAEKVDKDAQLKISGELEERIEKLQATTTEKYPTGDLEKGYAPTEDIHFKAEYSPATTEVDITEKSITEKQDQLKGQGERIAEAVYSSEDQDLPDVMELILTAGKPQSKEEISKQSLPKDMTLADQKDKVSPVELKDENLLNKLLISEPSLYLKGELEGQVVDKAESVCAPEDVTTKPDTWEPLVGHKSPKGGEVSPSETEGLSKGKTELVSTDSKPVVDYSKWDPPSYQSQSYTQEESKVSSALPHTPSPEDWPTEKLTGEVRLAGSGDKEKGSEVQYSCYTGEKREPSSGFDYSWSVEPGSSQLPPVSDSAFEKERDLSLESKPLTTPFPQSEDLWTGAGSKPTATSTTVVTTLETARESAGEKEVKKLDVLPGETLRKEEKISQEQAYPPPDGSLYTSVFKESEALTCGKDFAPDEQDYGHTMHPPSEEQGIPFTQLDYQKVTCSEAKWNSFGLVAEECYTGTLVEGDKDPDTEMKAFSYSEVDEKSKLPGLEDLCQPQKEVEPLGFHQLSQPLDTPFGVAWEPRKAEKEPTLRMSPSEKEPSQHSPMGGEQPTHTTTETRTERALGYSQIPELPSPLAPSSKDVSTTDAKDKPHSELKLEPSLGEGTSDSLSPISPEGRKTSALSSPESKDSSSSSLAYTERPHIDSSVFGTSAAKQKTPESSVLGYYGKEASESSSDSELEKGAKDKSEKEQPEGEKGVSCLRADLDGRARSPSPQPPWTQQHQLEPTLPGAAEQRPAKSEEELLSLGRQDPGIPTPSVHKEALQSFPCGLDYPCAKAAEEEEEEDSKVPSTPSHTPSPEDPPSEIFTGKIAKVAKVEGKDPSKAEPQEGHFEQWGPDSLGLGQGLLTTQQELWAASTEHSGADKEEKPSAATLEYSSLAKEKLCAAPLPAEGLKDEYLEVSQDAFAPSPTQELAPSSSEESAARDQSASDSTGSGPSVEGASSQRPVEGMHLPLEAGTPARSLDEVSPLVPADKAIHQAAEAEEVTLVEHSPAYLCDIEDSTLSCRVECQGSAPKAEAEDLGGDFQAAKPGPGAGGPTECQAPSLPPPLATPEANGPTETGFASVPAWSSLGQERDASTSLDSASKIELTARPSSLPPSQGTILRPSEGSEPQPGGTGPSFSCSDHKLLKGELSPSFINPSPQLEMEEDVRPQATSRGGEDTWRPEVPGQMRPDSPPTSGSESPPLNSDSDVPPETEDCPSITAEGPIDSDEDGDFLPVDKGTGATPHPRPGPDPLPAPAVDPQPQPPPPDVCMVDPEVLGGDPGRLLRKELKDKAKGTRKTAKSKAASPGRKAESKAKHPATPAKSASPKEPGERSPKASASKKKERETAEKPTRASKAGESHVSRAEDRDDVSRSSQPKALVNGIKSASAAPTNTKSSSGVPAGPPVYVDLAYIPNHCSGKNVDQEFFKRVRSSYYVVSGNDPGSGEPSRAVLDALLDGKAQWGNNLQVTLIPTHDTEVTREWYQQTHERQQNLNIMVLASSSTVVMQDESFPACKIEF from the exons ATGGATGGCGTCTCTGAGTTCACAGAGTACCTCACAGAATCTGTCGAGGTGCCCTCGCCCTTTGACCTGCTGGAACCTCCGACCTCAGGGGGCTTCCTCAAGCTCTCCAAGCCATGCTGCTACATCTTCCCTGGCGGGAGGGGCGACTCGGCGCTCTTTGCTGTCAACGGCTTTAACATCCTGGTGGACGGCGGTTCCGAGAGGAAGTCATGCTTCTGGAAGCTGGTGCGTCACCTGGACAGGATCGACTCAATCCTACTGACGCACATCGGGGCCGACAATCTGCCCGGGATTAACGGGCTTCTGCAGAGAAAGATTGCGGAGCTGGACGAGGAGCAGTCACAAGGCTCCACAACTTACAGTGACTGGATCAAGAACCTTATCTCCCCAGAGCTGGGCGTGGTTTTCTTCAACGTACCCGATAAACTGAAAACACAGGAGCCCTCCATGAAGGTGAAGAGAAGCATTGAAGAAGCCTGCTTAACACTACAGTACCTGACTAAGCTGGGGGTCAAGCCAGAACCTCTCAATAGGGTTGTTGGAGCTACTATTGACCCTATTCCACTATTCCACAAAATGGGAGTTGGCCGATTAGACATGTATATCCTCAATCCAGTCAAAGACAGCAAGGAAATGCAATTCCTTATGCAGAAGTGGGCAGGTAACAGCAAAGCAAAGACTGGCATCATTCTTCCCAATGGCAAAGAGGGAGAGATTTCAGTCCCATACCTCACATCCATCACAGCTCTGGTCGTGTGGCACCCAGCCAATCCCTCCGAGAAGATAGTCCGGGTGTTGTTCCCTGGCAACGCACCGCAGAACAAGATCTTGGAAGGGCTGGAGAAGCTAAAGCACCTGGACTTCCTCAAatacccagtggccacacagAAGGACCTCACGGGTGGTTTAACCCCACCTGCGGTGAAGCAGACGAAGATGAGACAGAGGACGGACAGCAAGGAGAGCCTCAAGTCCTCGCCAAAGCCAGCTGCCCCCAAGCCAGTGAAAAAGGAAGAGCCCACAGAAGAGACGGTGACAAAACACCCCGAGGTTAAGGCAGAGGTGCTGAAGGAGAACAAGTTAgaaaagaaggaggagaagaaggggaaaacagaagtgGAGAAGGCCTCAACAGACATAATTAAAACAGAGAAGAAAAAGTTGTCCAAGGAGAAGACTGTCaaaaaacatgcaaaagacaagCAGGCAAAATCAGAAGAAAAGAAAGACAAGGAGAAAAAAGAGATCAAAAAGGATAAGAAAGAGGTTAAGAAGGAAGATGTgaaaaaagaggagaaaaaggaggtgaagaaagatgagaagaagaaggaaaaggagaccAAGAAGGAGTCAAAGAAACTGCTGAAAGCTGATTTAAAGCCGTTCACTCCAGAAGTCAGAAAAACACTACACAAGGTGAAGGTGCCGGGCAAGAAAACAGAAGCCAAAGGCAAAGTTTCTAAAGGAAAAGATGAGGTGGAGCCAAAGAGTGAGCCCGCCCTGGCCAAACCAATACCTCCAGAGCCAACGGCAGCTCTGTTACAGGAGGAGAGGTCCATCATGTCTTCACCTGAGGACCTATCCAAGGACTTTGAACAGCTGAGGACTGAAGAAGCAGCCAAAGTTGAGGCTGTTTCTGTAGAGCCAGCCAGAGGTCCTGGCGATGTGGAAGAGACGGCTGAGGTGGAGGAGAGAAAACCACCAGACCAGCTGAAGGCCAGCCCTGAGCCGGAGATCGCCAGACCACCTGATGTTGACTCTAAGGCCCCTCTAGAATCtgcagaggagataatcccagcAGCTGCAGAGGAAGTGACACCTCTCGAGGAGGAGGTCATCGGCCAGCCTGAACCTTCAGTAGAGAAGATCCTGGAAGATGAAAGTGTCGCCTTGGAAGAGTCGCTGGAAATGAGCGAGTTGGAAGAAAAAGTGGTTATGGTAAAAAAGGATGAAGAAGCTGTCACTAAGGATAGGTTAGAGCCCCGACGTGATGAAGAGCCTGAGGAATACCAGGCTGAAGAACAAGTGGCACCTCCAGAAACACTGGGAAAAGAGATCGGAAGGAAGGATGAAGAGGAAGAAATGGAGAAGTGTGAGCGATACATTGAATCAATGGAGACAAGGGAGCAGGTTGAGGAAAGTGAGGGTGAAGAGGTGGTGGAGAAGGCAGAACTGGAAGAAACGGTGGAAGCTATAGACGAAGACAAGAaagtaaaagccaaggaaaaggaaAGTGCACTCCACGAGGACCTGGATGACCAGCTGCACCCCAGTGAGAAACAAGTCAAGGACGTTTTTGAGCGTGAAACACTTCCGGCTGAGAAGCAGGTTCCACGACAAGAAGCCAAAGTAGTAAAGGCCAAGGAAGACTCAGTGCCAACACAGCTCCTGCCTGCTCCTGGACCAGCGGGCGAGCCCATCTCGTACATCCAGGACGAAACCATCCCCGGCTACTCTGAGACAGAGCAAACTATTTCCGACGAAGAGATTCATGATGAACAAGAAGACCAAATATCTCACCTAAGATACGAAGTCGACACATATGACATCTCCGTGCCAGACGACACAAGGTCGTTTGATGCTGTTCACGGAATGAAGGAGATCAAGGCCATGGCAGGAGCAGAGATGGCAGCCAAGGGCTTTACGAGGGAGGAGCCCGAGATAGTTATCTATCCCTCGGAGATCGTTGCAGCCCCACTGGCTGAGGAAGAGCACATCTCTTCCGCGGCTTCCATCACTGAATGCGATAAGCTCTCTTCCTTTGCCACGTCCATGGCAGAGGATCAGTCAGTGGCTTCGGTAACGGCACCCCAGACCGAGGAGACCGGGAAGAGTTCCCTGTTGCTTGACACTGTCAACAGCATGGCCTCCTCCAGGACAGAGGCCACCCAGGGCAGAGACTACATCCCGTCCGCGGGCACCATATCCCCAACTTCCTCGTTGGAGGAGGACAAGTACTTCAAATCGCCACCTTCTGAAGACTCTCACCCCATTGTCGAAGTTGCcaaaatggaggaggaggaggaggaagaggaagaggaggacCAGACACCAAATGTTGAGATTCCAACTAAGCTTAAAGAGCAATACGCTGCAATGTTCCCAGAAAAGACCACCCCATCTCCCTTCCTGCCAGATGGGTTTACCACTGCCGACCAAACCATGGATGTTCGGGGTACTGATGCCAAGCCTAAGCATGCCCTGCATTTCGACGCAGACCTGCCAGAAAGTGACGAGAAGtgcatcagccctgatgaaagcACAGTGAAAATGGCCTCGCCTACTCAGTCGGGTCCCACCAGTGCAGGACACACCCCTTTCCATCAGTCGCCAGTTGAGGAGAGAACTGACTCTGTTGAGACTGAGCTGGAAGATCAAGCAGCACAGGAAACATCCATAGTCACTGAGGAACCACTTAGAAGCGAAGACTTGCCCAGTTCAAGGGAGAGTCCCCTTGGTGACTTGTCACCAAAGTCCGACTCCCTCAAAGAACCTGCTCTGCCTTGTCCACCAGCTGCCCTGAGCCCTGACCTTCAGCGTCCTGAGCTGACTTCGAAAGAGGATCTGATGCACTCACAGGAGTTCCGAGCAATAGAGAAAATGGAAAAAGATGCCCACGAGACTGAACATGCAACGACCGAGAAAATGGAGAGGGATATTCAGGACTGGAAGCCTACTCTGACCAAGATGGAGATCCCCGAGGAGAAACCGGCAGCTGCTGAGAAGCTCGGGGAAGAATTCCTTGAGGAACGAGAGGATGCTGCAAAGGTGGAAAAAGAAGCAGTGAAGAAACCTGCTGCTCCTGAAGAGGCAGAAAAATTAGTCTCAGAATCAAAACCTGCAAAATCTGAACCCAAAAAGACTTCAGATCTTCTGGAACAGAAACCCGAACCTGTCGAAAAAATTGACAAAGAGGAGCCATCTGCTTTTACTGAGAAAATAACTAAAGAGACTCCAGTGAAGGAATCTACAGCAGCAGATATCGTAGAACAAAAGACAATCTCTCTTGACGAGGGAAAGACAAAAGAGGAAGACTTGGGGAAGATCTCTCTTGATTTGGGAAGGAGTGAGAAAATCAGTTTGGATGACAGACCTGGAGATGTTGACAAAATTGCAGAAGAAATGTTAGACAAGAAGTCCATCAGCGATAGAAAAATTGAACAGAAGGAAATGGATATCTCCCTTGATGTTGGAAAATGTGAGGAGGAGGAAATGGAGAAGAAAACTGTCAAAGCTGAGCAGATGGAAAAAGATCTGCAGAAAATGCCTGAAGAAATTAGCAAAACTGAACATGAAATGGAGAAAATGTCTATTGATGTCGGAAAGAGTGAGAAGGAAGAATTGAAGAAAGATGTCTCAATTCATAGAGAGGTGGTTAAAGAGGAATTAGACACAAAACCTATTGATGTTGAACATTTGGAAAAGGAAAAAGGAGCTGGTGAGATTGAAAAAACAGTTAAAGAAGAATTGACAAAATCTATCGAAGTTGAAGATTTGGAAAAGGAAAAAGCTGGTGAGATTGAAAAACCAGTTAAAGAAGAATTGAAGACAAAATCTATCGAAGTTGAAGATTTGGAAAAGGAAAAAGGAGCTGGTGAGATTGAAAAGACAGTTAAAGAAGAATTGATAAAATCTATCGAAGTTGAAGATTTGGAAAAGGAAAAAGCTGGTGAGATTGAAAAGACAGTTAAAGAAGAATTGAAGACAAAATCTATCGACATTGAAGATTTGGAAAAGGAAAAAACTGGTGAGATTGAAACGATGGTTAAAGAAGAATTGAAGACAAAATCTATCGACGTTGAAGATTTGGAAAAGGAAAAAGGAGCTGGTGAGATTGAAAAGATGGTTAAAGAAGAATTGAAGACAAAATCTATCGATGTCGAATATTTGGAAAAGGAAAAAGGAGCTGGTGAGATTGAAAAGATGGTTAAAGAAGAATTAAAGACAAAACCTATCGATGTTGAACATTTGGAAAAGGAAGAAGGAGCTGGTGCAATTGTAAAGATTGACCACAAGTTGCCTGAGGAGGAATCTATTGAGATTGGAAAGACTGAATCTGGGAAATTAGAGAAAATAACTACAGATGCTAGTAAGATTGAGAAAGAATTGGAAAAAGGACATGGAGATGTTGGAAAGATTGAAAAAGAGGAGCTGGAAAAGAAGATTGGAGACAAGGAATTGGAGAAAATGTCTATGGTTGTTGGAAggactgaggaaatggagagtgagAAAGAGGATTTGGGAAAGGCGCCAGGAGATGTTGTGAAGATTGAACCAGAGATGTTAGAGAAGAAGTGTATTGATGATGGCAAGGTTGAAGATAAGGAGCTGGCAAAGGTTACTGTGGATGTTGTCAAAAGTGAGAAAGAGGATTTGGAAAAGAGATCTGGAGATGTTGGAAAGATAGAACAAGAGATAGTGGAGAAGAAGTCTATTGataccaaaattgaacacaaagAATTAGAAAAGACCTCATTTGATATTGGTAAGAGTGAGAAAGATGATTTGGAAAAGAGACTTGGAGATGGGGAAAAGACTGAACAAGAAATTTCGGAGAAGAAATCTGTTGATAATATTGAATACAAAGAATTGGACAAGATCTGTCTGGGTGTTGGAAAGAGTGAACAagaggagctggagctggaatcACCGGACACTGCAAAGGTATTGAGAGTGGACCTAGAGAGCGAACTGGGAAAGAAAGTTGAAGATGTTGAAAAGATGGACAAAGAGCTTCCAGAGAAAAAAGTTCTAGGTGCCATAAAGAAGGAAGAAGACATTTTGCAGACAAAACCAGCAGATGTGTTGGAGAGTGGAGTTGTAGACTTTGGAAAATTGGAAAAAGGCGCAGAGAAGAAACCTACAGAGGTTGAGAAGGTGGAAAAGTATGGGTTAGAGATGGAACAAATAGCAGAAAAAGTGGACAAGGATGCACAGTTAAAGATATCAGGCGAATTAGAAGAAAGAATAGAAAAATTACAAGCTACAACAACAGAAAAATACCCCACTGGTGATTTGGAAAAGGGGTATGCACCAACTGAAGATATCCATTTTAAAGCTGAATACTCTCCAGCTACAACTGAAGTCGATATAACAGAAAAATCTATCACTGAGAAGCAAGACCAACTGAAAGGTCAAGGAGAAAGAATAGCAGAGGCAGTATATTCATCAGAAGATCAAGATCTTCCTGATGTTATGGAACTAATACTGACTGCTGGGAAGCCGCAAAGCAAGGAGGAAATTTCAAAGCAATCTCTCCCTAAAGACATGACATTAGCAGACCAGAAGGACAAAGTGAGTCCCGTAGAACTAAAAGACGAAAATTTACTGAACAAGCTGTTAATATCAGAACCTTCACTGTATCTGAAGGGCGAACTCGAAGGCCAGGTAGTGGATAAAGCAGAATCTGTTTGCGCGCCTGAAGATGTCACCACAAAACCAGATACATGGGAACCCCTTGTTGGACACAAGAGCCCCAAAGGAGGTGAGGTGTCCCCTTCAGAGACAGAGGGACTATCAAAAGGCAAAACGGAGTTGGTGAGCACTGATTCAAAGCCTGTGGTCGATTACAGCAAGTGGGATCCCCCTTCCTATCAATCTCAATCCTACACGCAGGAAGAATCCAAAGTTAGTAGTGCTCTGCCCCACACACCATCTCCCGAGGACTGGCCAACTGAGAAACTTACAGGAGAGGTTCGACTAGCTGGGAGCGGAGATAAAGAAAAAGGCAGTGAAGTCCAATATTCTTGCTACACAGGTGAAAAGAGGGAGCCTTCCTCTGGGTTTGACTACTCTTGGTCTGTTGAGCCAGGAAGCAGCCAGCTTCCACCTGTCTCTGACAGTGCCTTTGAGAAGGAGCGGGACCTCTCTTTGGAGTCAAAGCCTTTAACTACACCTTTCCCACAATCTGAGGACTTGTGGACAGGGGCAGGGTCAAAGCCCACCGCTACGTCCACCACAGTAGTGACAACTCTGGAAACGGCAAGAGAATCGGCAGGCGAGAAGGAAGTGAAGAAGTTGGATGTTCTCCCTGGGGAAACCCTGAGAAAAGAGGAGAAAATTTCTCAGGAACAGGCCTACCCTCCACCAGATGGGAGTTTGTACACATCTGTGTTCAAAGAAAGTGAAGCCTTGACTTGTGGAAAGGATTTTGCACCTGATGAACAAGACTACGGCCATACAATGCATCCTCCTAGTGAAGAGCAGGGAATTCCCTTCACTCAATTGGATTACCAGAAGGTGACCTGTTCAGAGGCGAAgtggaacagttttgggcttgttGCTGAAGAATGCTACACTGGCACTTTAGTAGAGGGAGACAAGGACCCAGATACCGAGATGAAAGCATTCAGTTACTCTGAGGTGGATGAGAAGAGCAAGCTCCCAGGGCTTGAAGACCTCTGCCAGCCACAAAAGGAAGTTGAGCCTCTTGGATTCCATCAGCTGTCACAGCCTCTGGACACACCATTCGGGGTGGCCTGGGAGCCTAGAAAGGCAGAGAAAGAACCCACGCTCCGCATGTCACCGTCAGAAAAGGAGCCCTCCCAGCACAGCCCCATGGGTGGGGAGCAACCAACACACACGACAACTGAAACGAGGACTGAGAGGGCACTGGGATATTCCCAAATTCCAGAACTTCCCTCGCCCCTCGCTCCATCATCGAAAGATGTCTCGACGACTGATGCCAAGGACAAGccgcattctgaactgaagctgGAGCCCAGTTTGGGCGAAGGAACCTCAGACTCTCTCAGCCCTATCTCTCCCGAAGGAAGGAAGACTTCGGCCCTAAGcagcccagagtccaaagacagcTCTTCCTCCTCGCTAGCGTACACAGAACGGCCCCACATTGACTCTAGCGTGTTTGGGACCAGtgcagccaagcagaaaacaCCAGAATCCAGTGTCCTGGGATACTATGGGAAGGAAGCAAGTGAGAGCAGTAGTGACTCTGAACTGGAGAAAGGTGCCAAGGACAAGTCAGAGAAGGAGCAGCCGGAAGGGGAAAAGGGAGTGAGCTGCCTACGAGCAGATCTAGATGGGAGGGCTCGCTCCCCCAGCCCCCAGCCCCCTTGGACACAGCAACACCAGCTGGAGCCCACATTGCCAGGAGCTGCGGAGCAGAGGCCAGCCAAGTCTGAGGAGGAACTGCTCTCTCTTGGCCGCCAGGATCCAGGCATCCCAACTCCCAGTGTCCACAAGGAAGCCCTGCAGAGCTTTCCCTGTGGACTGGACTACCCCTGCGCCAAAGcagctgaggaggaggaggaggaggactccAAAGTTCCATCCACTCCATCTCACACACCATCTCCTGAGGACCCACCAAGCGAGATATTTACAGGAAAGATTGCCAAAGTTGCAAAGGTGGAAGGGAAAGATCCCAGCAAAGCCGAACCCCAGGAGGGACATTTTGAGCAATGGGGCCCCGATTCCCTTGGCCTGGGCCAGGGGCTCCTAACCACCCAGCAGGAGCTCTGGGCAGCCAGTACCGAACATTCCGGCGCAGACAAGGAGGAGAAACCCTCTGCTGCTACCTTAGAATATTCTTCCTTGGCCAAGGAGAAGTTGTGTGCGGCTCCTCTCCCTGCCGAAGGCCTGAAGGACGAATATTTGGAAGTATCCCAAGATGCCTTTGCTCCAAGCCCCACCCAGGAGCTCGCTCCCTCCTCGTCCGAAGAGTCTGCAGCCCGTGATCAGAGTGCCAGCGACTCAACAGGGAGTGGGCCCTCAGTGGAGGGGGCCAGTTCCCAACGGCCTGTTGAGGGGATGCACCTGCCCCTCGAGGCTGGAACCCCGGCGAGGAGTCTGGACGAAGTGTCACCCTTGGTTCCTGCGGACAAGGCCATACACCAGGCTGCTGAAGCCGAGGAGGTGACCCTGGTAGAACACAGCCCGGCCTACCTGTGTGACATCGAGGACTCCACCTTGTCCTGCAGGGTCGAGTGCCAGGGGTCAGCCCCTAAAGCAGAAGCTGAAGATTTGGGAGGGGATTTCCAAGCTGCCAAGCCTGGGCCAGGAGCGGGAGGCCCAACTGAGTGCCAGGCCCCAAGCCTGCCACCTCCCCTGGCCACACCGGAAGCCAACGGGCCAACAGAGACAGGCTTTGCCTCAGTGCCAGCCTGGAGCTCGCTGGGCCAGGAGAGGGATGCAAGCACCAGCCTGGATTCAGCCTCAAAGATTGAGCTTACAGCCCGGCCATCTTCACTGCCTCCGTCCCAGGGGACAATACTGCGGCCTTCAGAGGGGTCTGAACCTCAGCCCGGAGGCACTGGGCCTAGCTTCTCCTGCAGTGACCACAAGCTCCTGAAGGGTGAGCTGTCGCCGTCCTTCATTAATCCCAGCCCCCAGCTGGAAATGGAGGAGGACGTTCGCCCCCAGGCCACGAGTAGGGGTGGGGAAGATACCTGGAGGCCGGAAGTCCCAGGGCAAATGCGCCCCGATAGTCCACCTACTTCCGGCAGTGAGTCACCACCCCTCAATTCAGACTCGGACGTGCCACCTGAGACAGAGGACTGCCCCTCCATTACGGCTGAGGGGCCCATCGACTCGGACGAGGACGGTGACTTCCTGCCAGTGGACAAAGGCACTGGCGCCACACCCCACCCACGGCCAGGTCCCGACCCGTTGCCCGCCCCTGCTGTGGACCCTCAGCCCCAGCCCCCGCCCCCCGACGTCTGCATGGTGGACCCCGAGGTGCTAGGTGGTGACCCAGGTCGGCTGCTGAGGAAGGAGCTGAAGGACAAGGCCAAGGGCACCAGGAAGACAGCGAAGTCCAAGGCAGCCTCACCAGGCCGCAAGGCCGAGAGCAAAGCCAAGCACCCCGCCACTCCCGCCAAGTCCGCCTCACCCAAAGAGCCCGGTGAGAGGTCCCCGAAAGCATCAGCCAGCAAGAAGAAGGAGAGGGAGACGGCTGAGAAACCGACTCGAGCTTCCAAAGCCGGCGAGAGTCATGTGTCCCGAGCTGAGGACAGGGACGATGTCTCCAGGTCCAGCCAGCCCAAGGCGCTGGTGAATGGGATCAAGTCCGCCTCAG CAGCTCCAACCAATACCAAGAGCAGCTCAGGAGTGCCCGCGGGCCCTCCTGTGTATGTCGACCTGGCGTACATTCCCAACCACTGCAGCGGGAAGAATGTCGACCAGGAATTCTTCAAGCGTGTCCGATCCTCCTATTACGTGGTGAGCGGGAACGACCCTGGAAGCGGAGAGCCGAGCCGGGCCGTGTTGGATGCCCTGTTGGATGGGAAGGCCCAATGGGGGAACAACCTTCAG